The Eublepharis macularius isolate TG4126 chromosome 8, MPM_Emac_v1.0, whole genome shotgun sequence genome contains a region encoding:
- the ENC1 gene encoding ectoderm-neural cortex protein 1, whose protein sequence is MSVSMHENRKSRASTGSINIYLFHKSSYADSVLTHLNLLRQQRLFTDVLLHAGNKSFPCHRAVLAACSRYFEAMFSGGLKESQASEVNFHNSIHPEVLELLLDYAYSSRVIINEENAESLLEAGDMLEFQDIRDACAEFLEKNLHPTNCLGMLLLSDAHQCTKLYELSWRMCLSNFQTISKSDDFLQLPKDIVVQLLSSEELETEDERLVYESAINWVNYDLNKRHCCLPDLLQTVRLALLPAIYLMENVATEELITKQRKSKETVEEAIRCKLKILQNDGVVTSLCARPRKTGHALFLLGGQTFMCDKLYLVDQKAKEIIPKADIPSPRKEFSACAIGCKVYITGGRGSENGVSKDVWVYDTLHEEWSKAAPMLVARFGHGSAELKHCLYVVGGHTAATGCLPASPSVSLKQVEQYDPVTNKWTMVAPLREGVSNAAVVSAKLKLFAFGGTSVSHDKLPKVQCYDLCENRWTVPATCPQPWRYTAAAVLGNQIFIMGGDTEFSACSAYKFNSETYQWTKVGDVTAKRMSCHAVASGNKLYVVGGYFGIQRCKTLDCYDPTLDVWNSITTVPYSLIPTAFVSTWKHLPS, encoded by the coding sequence ATGTCAGTCAGCATGCATGAGAATCGCAAGTCTAGAGCCAGCACTGGCtccataaatatatatttattccaCAAATCTTCATATGCTGATAGTGTCCTTACTCATCTAAACCTTCTGCGCCAGCAACGTCTTTTTACAGATGTGCTCCTTCATGCTGGAAACAAATCGTTCCCTTGCCACAGAGCTGTCCTAGCAGCTTGCAGTCGATATTTTGAAGCAATGTTCAGTGGAGGACTCAAAGAAAGCCAAGCCAGTGAAGTTAACTTCCATAACTCTATCCACCCAGAGGTTCTAGAACTTCTCCTGGACTATGCTTACTCCTCAAGGGTCATCATCAATGAAGAGAATGCAGAGTCCCTTTTAGAGGCTGGTGACATGCTGGAATTCCAGGACATCCGGGACGCTTGTGCAGAATTCTTAGAGAAGAACCTTCATCCCACGAATTGCCTCGGCATGCTGCTTCTATCGGATGCCCACCAATGTACTAAACTTTATGAGCTGTCTTGGAGGATGTGCCTTAGCAACTTCCAGACCATTAGcaaaagtgatgattttcttCAGCTCCCCAAAGACATAGTTGTGCAGCTTCTGTCTAGTGAAGAATTAGAAACTGAAGATGAACGGCTGGTCTATGAGTCTGCCATTAACTGGGTTAACTATGATCTCAATAAACGACACTGTTGTTTGCCTGATCTGCTGCAGACAGTGAGACTAGCTCTTTTGCCAGCCATCTATCTCATGGAGAATGTAGCTACCGAGGAGCTTATCACCAAGCAAAGGAAAAGTAAAGAGACTGTAGAAGAAGCAATAAGGTGCAAATTGAAGATTTTGCAGAATGATGGGGTAGTCACTAGTTTGTGTGCAAGACCTCGAAAAACTGGCCATGCCCTGTTTCTTCTGGGAGGACAAACCTTTATGTGTGACAAGCTGTACCTAGTGGACCAAAAAGCAAAGGAGATCATTCCAAAAGCAGACATTCCAAGCCCAAGGAAGGAGTTCAGTGCATGTGCTATTGGCTGTAAAGTGTACATCACTGGTGGCCGGGGATCAGAAAATGGCGTCTCAAAAGACGTTTGGGTGTATGATACTCTTCATGAAGAGTGGTCCAAGGCGGCTCCCATGCTGGTAGCTCGATTTGGTCACGGGTCTGCCGAACTCAAACACTGTCTGTACGTTGTGGGAGGGCACACAGCAGCCACTGGCTGTCTTCCAGCGTCTCCTTCAGTATCCTTAAAGCAAGTAGAACAGTATGACCCTGTGACCAACAAATGGACAATGGTGGCTCCACTTCGGGAGGGAGTAAGCAATGCAGCTGTAGTCAGTGCAAAGCTGAAGCTGTTTGCATTTGGCGGTACTAGTGTCAGCCATGATAAGCTACCCAAAGTTCAGTGTTATGACCTATGTGAAAACAGGTGGACAGTACCAGCCACCTGCCCCCAGCCCTGGCGATATACAGCTGCAGCAGTCCTAGGCAACCAGATTTTTATTATGGGGGGAGATACTGAATTCTCTGCATGCTCAGCTTATAAATTCAACAGTGAAACTTACCAGTGGACTAAGGTGGGAGATGTGACAGCTAAGAGAATGAGCTGCCATGCTGTGGCATCTGGGAACAAGCTGTACGTCGTTGGAGGGTATTTCGGCATCCAGAGATGCAAAACGCTAGATTGCTATGACCCTACGCTAGATGTATGGAACAGCATAACCACAGTGCCCTACTCGCTCATCCCTACTGCATTTGTGAGCACATGGAAGCATCTCCCTTCTTAA